From the genome of Silurus meridionalis isolate SWU-2019-XX chromosome 12, ASM1480568v1, whole genome shotgun sequence, one region includes:
- the vwdel gene encoding von Willebrand factor D and EGF domain-containing protein isoform X1 — MSADFWLISICLAAGLCTARSAQPVEPPECSPEGHMVLQNPYRSTSFSSHQLPQSGLQEKLICDHLLTPGWYKFQIFDKPAQMPTKCVEVNHCGTQAPVWLSLPEGETLPRPLEIKKLTACATWQLFSGPNKECCLFRMPVSVRNCGHFYVYQLQPTQGCMAYCSEEMSDSTEPICEPEHRNSDGSCNDKHPPSPSVPEIVAELSGSSVLLKCTFDGQSGNSSVGFVVTWWRLSPNGNKEELRQETTLQMSAFIELDGINIRLGDRIYCSCSSFFLDDPYRQSHSVESVEFFAGIRLQPKLASILEDGTEHELVIESTIPVPCLSETCSLLLQLSTSSQVLGVVFLDEDKLGPDLVLSSCEVKLTHTLCHKGVCSQVLLYYSAVTDVKKDGDRNTEISIKPIVSTDFLWNEYTPESVQVIVKDILPAYCYIFTDPHIITFDGRKYDNFHIGTFVLYKSTIRLFEVHVRQWECASITAHPTSCVCGFVARDGAEVISFDMCNGLAGETKPRLLVKNGDLAKSGIRITESYQGRKITLTFSSGAFVRADVADWGMSLTVMAPSPDRGHTEGLCGTFDGQPLNDYHRAGGETLEDSVSFINAWRLAPRSSFFDKIPAYERSPDSRHFCHCKRGQGQSNLRPHLPSSSSSCTHLAHFLSYFIIPARDVTAEYIRPNKHFTGNARNRPKVQRKNILTQTRGRRQNHKQASSSPSQSDPERFNYFFPEDQVLSTHPELPAPTWPTESGVTKAEAQRLCTNALRNSTVALGCAGLLDGVMEKALDMCVIDQQLKDERAWLGATVPLLENECERRVVQEEERKEELRDILALLRCPNHCSGNGQCTERGCMCFPGFGSYDCSQVSDQTPEIKELEGGGLCDVKQSPCSTVKILGKSFRNTFELKCEVMKEKTVDGEWSLGDPLMGPALFLSSSALQCQLPVEDVQSAGHPPITRWQIKVSNDGYSFSNAKIFTTFDGTCQDCTLSSGVQCTLKNSSCSIDGQCYAESERSPSSPCLICRPDLSKHTWSISENNKPPVFHSEQTQLQTFYGESFVYQFVSTDPEGSAVLFTLLSGPKDAVLSPAGLLIWKALSSSPVTFELSVIDDCNAETKAIVKLSIRPCDCYHGASCVTNMNFPPGSGEFLCVCPAGLAGERCQVNVDDCKSSPCQRGKCVDGLNRFTCLCPAGFTGVTCELDIDECVSSPCFAGVPCENTLGSFACGPCPDHLTGDGKNCITQSTCSSRPCYPGVQCFESVYTSAGFICGPCPSGFHGNGQNCTSKAEKRMTPGTREGNRPDVPFSSSFSTSTSQKSIDRSNIKTPSLIDRKTSLSPVSHDNSRATASGSEGQLYEREPVVKDGRTCTDSPCFPGVPCEPSETGGFKCGQCPNGYRGDGLTCKAMCRYPCGQNMECTLPNTCTCKEGYTGYNCHIAVCRPDCKNRGRCVKPNVCMCPAGYSGPTCEEATCDPPCQNGGSCLSRNLCTCSYGYVGPQCEIMVCSRHCENGGECVSPEVCKCKPGWYGPTCNSADCTPVCLNGGTCIKPNVCACPSGFYGSQCQIAVCNPPCKNRGQCMRNNVCSCPEGYTGKRCQISVCDPMCMNKGKCVGPNTCSCASGWRGKICDVPVCLQKCKNGGECVGPNTCHCPAGWEGMQCQTPICKHKCQNGGKCVLPDFCQCRSGYTGSICAARTR; from the exons TGGAACCTCCTGAGTGCAGTCCAGAGGGTCACATGGTTTTGCAGAACCCGTACCGGAGCACAAGCTTTAGCTCGCATCAGCTTCCCCAGTCTGGCCTACAAGAAAAGCTCATTTGTGACCACTTACTGACACCTGGCTGGTATAAGTTCCAGATCTTTGATAAACCAGCTCAAATGCCCACCAAGTGTGTGGAG GTGAATCACTGTGGTACTCAAGCTCCAGTGTGGCTCTCTCTACCTGAAGGGGAGACCCTCCCGCGCCCACTAGAGATTAAAAAGTTAACCGCTTGTGCTACTTGGCAGTTGTTCAGCGGGCCCAATAAGGAGTGCTGTCTGTTTCGAATGCCTGTCTCTGTGCGGAACTGTGGGCATTTCTATGTGTACCAGCTCCAGCCTACACAGGGATGCATGGCCTACTGTTCTGAGG AAATGTCAGATTCCACTGAACCAATCTGTGAACCAGAGCACAGGAACAGCGATGGAAGTTGCAATG ATAAGCACCCCCCATCTCCATCAGTACCAGAGATCGTGGCTGAACTGTCAGGCTCCAGCGTGTTGTTGAAGTGTACATTTGATGGCCAGAGTGGGAACAGCTCTGTAGGATTTGTGGTTACGTGGTGGCGTCTTTCCCCAAATGGCAACAAAGAGGAGCTGAGGCAGGAGACAACTTTACAGATGTCAGCCTTTATTGAGCTGGATGGCATCAACATTCGGCTTGGAGATCGG ATCTACTGCAGTTGCTCCAGTTTCTTTCTAGATGACCCATACAGACAGAGTCATTCAGTGGAGAGTGTGGAGTTCTTTGCAGGGATTCGA CTACAGCCCAAACTCGCCTCTATCTTAGAGGACGGAACAGAGCATGAGCTGGTCATAGAGAGCACTATTCCTGTACCCTGTCTTTCAGAGACATGCAGTCTTTTGTTACAGCTCAGCACCAGCAGCCAAG TCTTGGGTGTTGTCTTTTTAGATGAGGATAAGCTCGGCCCTGATCTGGTTCTGTCCTCCTGTGAAGTGAAGCTAACTCACACTCTATGCCATAAGGGAGTGTGCAGCCAGGTGCTGCTTTACTACAGTGCAGTGACTGATGTCAAGAAGGATGGAGACAGAAACACTGAGATTTCCATTAAACCTATAGTCAGCACTGATTTCCTCTGGAATGAATATACACCAGAAAGTGTACAG gTCATTGTAAAGGATATCCTACCTGcttattgttacatttttactgATCCTCACATCATAACATTTGATGGAAG AAAGTATGATAACTTCCATATAGGCACATTTGTGCTGTACAAGAGCACAATTCGGCTGTTCGAAGTGCATGTGCGCCAGTGGGAGTGTGCTAGTATAACAGCCCACCcaacatcctgtgtgtgtggcTTCGTAGCCAGAGATGGAGCCGAAGTCATCTCCTTTGACATGTGTAATGGATTGGCTGGAGAAACGAAGCCACGCCTGTTAGTGAAGAATGGAGACCTTGCGAAAAGCGGCATTCGCATCACTGAGTCTTATCAGGGTCGCAAAATCACT CTGACATTTTCTTCAGGGGCATTTGTGCGGGCAGATGTAGCTGACTGGGGTATGAGTCTGACTGTGATGGCTCCTAGTCCTGATCGGGGCCACACTGAGGGTCTTTGTGGAACCTTTGATGGACAACCACTCAATGACTACCACAGAGCAGGAGGGGAAACTTTAGAAGACAGTGTTTCCTTTATTAATGCATGGCG GCTAGCACCAAGGAGCAGCTTTTTTGACAAAATCCCTGCCTATGAGAGGAGCCCGGACAGTCGACATTTCTGCCACTGCAAGAGGGGTCAAGGTCAATCAAACCTTAGACCTCATCTTCCCTCCAGCTCTTCCTCCTGCACTCATTTGGCCCATTTCCTCTCTTATTTCATAATACCTGCTCGGGATGTCACAGCAGAGTATATCAGACCCAACAAGCATTTCACTGGAAATGCCAGAAATCGTCCCAAGGTGCAGCGAAAGAATATTCTCACTCAGACTCGAGGGAGGCGCCAGAACCACAAACAAGCCTCATCATCCCCAAGTCAGTCAGACCCTGAGaggtttaattatttttttcctgaagaCCAGGTTCTATCAACACATCCTGAATTACCAGCCCCAACATGGCCTACTGAGTCTGGTGTGACAAAGGCGGAGGCCCAGCGTTTGTGTACTAATGCCTTGCGTAACTCCACTGTGGCACTTGGTTGTGCTGGCCTGTTGGATGGTGTTATGGAGAAGGCACTGGATATGTGTGTGATAGACCAGCAGCTAAAGGATGAGAGAGCCTGGCTGGGTGCTACTGTGCCCCTGCTGGAGAACGAGTGCGAGAGGAGAGTGGTACAagaggaggaaagaaaggaagaactCCGGGACATACTCGCCTTGCTTAGGTGCCCTAACCATTGCAGTGGTAATGGGCAATGCACCGAACGTGGCTGCATGTGTTTTCCAGGGTTTGGTTCATATGATTGCAGCCAAGTCTCTG ATCAGACCCCAGAGATTAAAGAACTAGAGGGTGGAGGACTCTGTGATGTTAAACAAAGCCCTTGTTCCACTGTCAAAATTCTTGGGAAAAGCTTCAGGAACACATTTGAATTGAAATGTGAAGTCATGAAGGAGAAG ACAGTAGATGGTGAGTGGTCACTGGGTGATCCTCTGATGGGTCCTGCATTGTTCTTGAGTTCCTCTGCTTTACAGTGCCAGCTCCCTGTTGAAGATGTGCAGTCTGCTGGTCACCCTCCTATCACTCGCTGGCAAATCAAG GTTTCTAATGATGGATACAGCTTCAGTAATGCTAAGATTTTCACAACGTTTGATGGAACATGTCAAGACTGCACACTCAGCAGTGGGGTTCAGTGCACTTTAAAG AACAGCAGCTGTAGCATTGATGGTCAATGTTATGCAGAAAGTGAGCGCAGTCCCAGCAGCCCCTGTCTCATCTGTCGGCCCGATCTCTCCAAGCACACCTGGTCCATCAGTGAGA ACAACAAACCTCCCGTATTTCATTCAGAGCAAACCCAACTGCAGACGTTCTACGGGGAAAGCTTTGTGTACCAGTTTGTGTCAACTGACCCAGAAGGTTCTGCAGTTCTGTTTACTCTGCTGTCTGGTCCCAAAGATGCTGTTCTTTCTCCTGCTGGCCTGCTCATCTGGAAAGCCCTGTCATCTTCACCTGTGACCTTTGAACTGTCTGTGATAGATGATTGTAATGCAGAGACAAAGGCCATTGTAAAA CTCTCCATTCGCCCCTGTGACTGCTACCATGGAGCTTCATGTGTGACCAACATGAACTTCCCTCCTGGCAGCGGAGAGTTTCTGTGTGTTTGCCCCGCTGGTCTTGCAGGAGAGAGATGCCAGGTAAATGTGGACGACTGCAAATCAAGCCCGTGTCAGAGAGGCAAATGTGTGGATGGACTGAACAGATTCACATGTCTCTGCCCAGCAGGTTTTACTG GTGTGACGTGTGAGCTTGACATTGATGAATGTGTTTCATCTCCATGCTTTGCTGGGGTGCCTTGTGAAAACACATTAGGGTCGTTTGCGTGTGGACCCTGTCCTGATCACCTCACTGGGGATGGCAAAAACTGCATCA CTCAGAGCACATGTTCCAGTCGACCCTGTTACCCAGGAGTCCAGTGCTTTGAGAGTGTGTATACATCTGCTGGATTTATCTGTGGTCCCTGCCCTTCAGGTTTCCATGGCAATGGACAAAACTGCACGTCAAAAGCAGAAAAga gGATGACACCAGGCACCAGAGAAGGAAACAGACCTGATGTCCCTTTCTCTTCATCGTTCTCCACATCAACATCTCAGAAATCCATTGACCGCTCCAACATAAAGACACCATCACTCATAGATAGAAAGACCTCTTTAAGTCCTGTAAGCCATGATAACAGTCGTGCAACAGCTTCTGGTTCTGAAGGGCAACTTTATGAGCGAGAGCCTGTTGTTAAAGATGGCAGGACTTGCACTGACTCGCCCTGTTTTCCTGGTGTGCCTTGTGAGCCTTCTGAGACTGGAGGATTCAAGTGTGGTCAATGTCCTAACGGATACAGGGGCGATGGACTCACATGTAAAG CCATGTGTCGTTATCCATGTGGTCAAAACATGGAGTGCACTCTGCCCAATACTTGCACCTGTAAAGAAGGATACACTGGATATAACTGCCACATTG CTGTGTGCCGTCCTGACTGCAAAAACAGAGGGAGGTGTGTAAAGCccaatgtgtgtatgtgtcctGCAGGCTACAGTGGACCAACCTGTGAGGAAG CTACATGTGATCCACCATGTCAAAATGGAGGCAGCTGCTTGTCGAGAAACCTGTGCACCTGCTCCTATGGATATGTGGGTCCACAGTGTGAAATTA TGGTGTGTTCTCGGCACTGTGAGAATGGTGGGGAATGTGTATCTCCTGAAGTGTGTAAGTGCAAGCCTGGCTGGTATGGACCAACTTGTAACTCAG CTGATTGTACACCTGTGTGTCTGAATGGTGGCACCTGTATCAAGCCTAACGTCTGTGCATGTCCTAGTGGCTTCTATGGATCACAGTGCCAAATAG CTGTGTGCAATCCTCCCTGTAAAAACCGTGGTCAGTGCATGAGGAACAATGTGTGCTCCTGCCCTGAAGGCTACACTGGCAAGAGATGTCAAATAA gtgtgtgtgatccGATGTGCATGAATAAAGGAAAGTGTGTGGGTCCAAACACCTGTTCCTGTGCTTCTGGATGGCGGGGGAAAATCTGTGATGTCC CGGTTTGCTtacaaaagtgtaaaaatggAGGAGAGTGTGTGGGACCAAACACGTGTCACTGTCCTGCTGGATGGGAAGGCATGCAATGCCAGACTC CCATCTGCAAGCACAAGTGCCAAAATGGAGGAAAGTGCGTCCTTCCAGACTTCTGTCAGTGTCGCTCGGGATACACTGGATCGATCTGCGCTGCCAGA ACAAGATGA
- the vwdel gene encoding von Willebrand factor D and EGF domain-containing protein isoform X2: MSADFWLISICLAAGLCTARSAQPVEPPECSPEGHMVLQNPYRSTSFSSHQLPQSGLQEKLICDHLLTPGWYKFQIFDKPAQMPTKCVEVNHCGTQAPVWLSLPEGETLPRPLEIKKLTACATWQLFSGPNKECCLFRMPVSVRNCGHFYVYQLQPTQGCMAYCSEEMSDSTEPICEPEHRNSDGSCNDKHPPSPSVPEIVAELSGSSVLLKCTFDGQSGNSSVGFVVTWWRLSPNGNKEELRQETTLQMSAFIELDGINIRLGDRIYCSCSSFFLDDPYRQSHSVESVEFFAGIRLQPKLASILEDGTEHELVIESTIPVPCLSETCSLLLQLSTSSQDEDKLGPDLVLSSCEVKLTHTLCHKGVCSQVLLYYSAVTDVKKDGDRNTEISIKPIVSTDFLWNEYTPESVQVIVKDILPAYCYIFTDPHIITFDGRKYDNFHIGTFVLYKSTIRLFEVHVRQWECASITAHPTSCVCGFVARDGAEVISFDMCNGLAGETKPRLLVKNGDLAKSGIRITESYQGRKITLTFSSGAFVRADVADWGMSLTVMAPSPDRGHTEGLCGTFDGQPLNDYHRAGGETLEDSVSFINAWRLAPRSSFFDKIPAYERSPDSRHFCHCKRGQGQSNLRPHLPSSSSSCTHLAHFLSYFIIPARDVTAEYIRPNKHFTGNARNRPKVQRKNILTQTRGRRQNHKQASSSPSQSDPERFNYFFPEDQVLSTHPELPAPTWPTESGVTKAEAQRLCTNALRNSTVALGCAGLLDGVMEKALDMCVIDQQLKDERAWLGATVPLLENECERRVVQEEERKEELRDILALLRCPNHCSGNGQCTERGCMCFPGFGSYDCSQVSDQTPEIKELEGGGLCDVKQSPCSTVKILGKSFRNTFELKCEVMKEKTVDGEWSLGDPLMGPALFLSSSALQCQLPVEDVQSAGHPPITRWQIKVSNDGYSFSNAKIFTTFDGTCQDCTLSSGVQCTLKNSSCSIDGQCYAESERSPSSPCLICRPDLSKHTWSISENNKPPVFHSEQTQLQTFYGESFVYQFVSTDPEGSAVLFTLLSGPKDAVLSPAGLLIWKALSSSPVTFELSVIDDCNAETKAIVKLSIRPCDCYHGASCVTNMNFPPGSGEFLCVCPAGLAGERCQVNVDDCKSSPCQRGKCVDGLNRFTCLCPAGFTGVTCELDIDECVSSPCFAGVPCENTLGSFACGPCPDHLTGDGKNCITQSTCSSRPCYPGVQCFESVYTSAGFICGPCPSGFHGNGQNCTSKAEKRMTPGTREGNRPDVPFSSSFSTSTSQKSIDRSNIKTPSLIDRKTSLSPVSHDNSRATASGSEGQLYEREPVVKDGRTCTDSPCFPGVPCEPSETGGFKCGQCPNGYRGDGLTCKAMCRYPCGQNMECTLPNTCTCKEGYTGYNCHIAVCRPDCKNRGRCVKPNVCMCPAGYSGPTCEEATCDPPCQNGGSCLSRNLCTCSYGYVGPQCEIMVCSRHCENGGECVSPEVCKCKPGWYGPTCNSADCTPVCLNGGTCIKPNVCACPSGFYGSQCQIAVCNPPCKNRGQCMRNNVCSCPEGYTGKRCQISVCDPMCMNKGKCVGPNTCSCASGWRGKICDVPVCLQKCKNGGECVGPNTCHCPAGWEGMQCQTPICKHKCQNGGKCVLPDFCQCRSGYTGSICAARTR, encoded by the exons TGGAACCTCCTGAGTGCAGTCCAGAGGGTCACATGGTTTTGCAGAACCCGTACCGGAGCACAAGCTTTAGCTCGCATCAGCTTCCCCAGTCTGGCCTACAAGAAAAGCTCATTTGTGACCACTTACTGACACCTGGCTGGTATAAGTTCCAGATCTTTGATAAACCAGCTCAAATGCCCACCAAGTGTGTGGAG GTGAATCACTGTGGTACTCAAGCTCCAGTGTGGCTCTCTCTACCTGAAGGGGAGACCCTCCCGCGCCCACTAGAGATTAAAAAGTTAACCGCTTGTGCTACTTGGCAGTTGTTCAGCGGGCCCAATAAGGAGTGCTGTCTGTTTCGAATGCCTGTCTCTGTGCGGAACTGTGGGCATTTCTATGTGTACCAGCTCCAGCCTACACAGGGATGCATGGCCTACTGTTCTGAGG AAATGTCAGATTCCACTGAACCAATCTGTGAACCAGAGCACAGGAACAGCGATGGAAGTTGCAATG ATAAGCACCCCCCATCTCCATCAGTACCAGAGATCGTGGCTGAACTGTCAGGCTCCAGCGTGTTGTTGAAGTGTACATTTGATGGCCAGAGTGGGAACAGCTCTGTAGGATTTGTGGTTACGTGGTGGCGTCTTTCCCCAAATGGCAACAAAGAGGAGCTGAGGCAGGAGACAACTTTACAGATGTCAGCCTTTATTGAGCTGGATGGCATCAACATTCGGCTTGGAGATCGG ATCTACTGCAGTTGCTCCAGTTTCTTTCTAGATGACCCATACAGACAGAGTCATTCAGTGGAGAGTGTGGAGTTCTTTGCAGGGATTCGA CTACAGCCCAAACTCGCCTCTATCTTAGAGGACGGAACAGAGCATGAGCTGGTCATAGAGAGCACTATTCCTGTACCCTGTCTTTCAGAGACATGCAGTCTTTTGTTACAGCTCAGCACCAGCAGCCAAG ATGAGGATAAGCTCGGCCCTGATCTGGTTCTGTCCTCCTGTGAAGTGAAGCTAACTCACACTCTATGCCATAAGGGAGTGTGCAGCCAGGTGCTGCTTTACTACAGTGCAGTGACTGATGTCAAGAAGGATGGAGACAGAAACACTGAGATTTCCATTAAACCTATAGTCAGCACTGATTTCCTCTGGAATGAATATACACCAGAAAGTGTACAG gTCATTGTAAAGGATATCCTACCTGcttattgttacatttttactgATCCTCACATCATAACATTTGATGGAAG AAAGTATGATAACTTCCATATAGGCACATTTGTGCTGTACAAGAGCACAATTCGGCTGTTCGAAGTGCATGTGCGCCAGTGGGAGTGTGCTAGTATAACAGCCCACCcaacatcctgtgtgtgtggcTTCGTAGCCAGAGATGGAGCCGAAGTCATCTCCTTTGACATGTGTAATGGATTGGCTGGAGAAACGAAGCCACGCCTGTTAGTGAAGAATGGAGACCTTGCGAAAAGCGGCATTCGCATCACTGAGTCTTATCAGGGTCGCAAAATCACT CTGACATTTTCTTCAGGGGCATTTGTGCGGGCAGATGTAGCTGACTGGGGTATGAGTCTGACTGTGATGGCTCCTAGTCCTGATCGGGGCCACACTGAGGGTCTTTGTGGAACCTTTGATGGACAACCACTCAATGACTACCACAGAGCAGGAGGGGAAACTTTAGAAGACAGTGTTTCCTTTATTAATGCATGGCG GCTAGCACCAAGGAGCAGCTTTTTTGACAAAATCCCTGCCTATGAGAGGAGCCCGGACAGTCGACATTTCTGCCACTGCAAGAGGGGTCAAGGTCAATCAAACCTTAGACCTCATCTTCCCTCCAGCTCTTCCTCCTGCACTCATTTGGCCCATTTCCTCTCTTATTTCATAATACCTGCTCGGGATGTCACAGCAGAGTATATCAGACCCAACAAGCATTTCACTGGAAATGCCAGAAATCGTCCCAAGGTGCAGCGAAAGAATATTCTCACTCAGACTCGAGGGAGGCGCCAGAACCACAAACAAGCCTCATCATCCCCAAGTCAGTCAGACCCTGAGaggtttaattatttttttcctgaagaCCAGGTTCTATCAACACATCCTGAATTACCAGCCCCAACATGGCCTACTGAGTCTGGTGTGACAAAGGCGGAGGCCCAGCGTTTGTGTACTAATGCCTTGCGTAACTCCACTGTGGCACTTGGTTGTGCTGGCCTGTTGGATGGTGTTATGGAGAAGGCACTGGATATGTGTGTGATAGACCAGCAGCTAAAGGATGAGAGAGCCTGGCTGGGTGCTACTGTGCCCCTGCTGGAGAACGAGTGCGAGAGGAGAGTGGTACAagaggaggaaagaaaggaagaactCCGGGACATACTCGCCTTGCTTAGGTGCCCTAACCATTGCAGTGGTAATGGGCAATGCACCGAACGTGGCTGCATGTGTTTTCCAGGGTTTGGTTCATATGATTGCAGCCAAGTCTCTG ATCAGACCCCAGAGATTAAAGAACTAGAGGGTGGAGGACTCTGTGATGTTAAACAAAGCCCTTGTTCCACTGTCAAAATTCTTGGGAAAAGCTTCAGGAACACATTTGAATTGAAATGTGAAGTCATGAAGGAGAAG ACAGTAGATGGTGAGTGGTCACTGGGTGATCCTCTGATGGGTCCTGCATTGTTCTTGAGTTCCTCTGCTTTACAGTGCCAGCTCCCTGTTGAAGATGTGCAGTCTGCTGGTCACCCTCCTATCACTCGCTGGCAAATCAAG GTTTCTAATGATGGATACAGCTTCAGTAATGCTAAGATTTTCACAACGTTTGATGGAACATGTCAAGACTGCACACTCAGCAGTGGGGTTCAGTGCACTTTAAAG AACAGCAGCTGTAGCATTGATGGTCAATGTTATGCAGAAAGTGAGCGCAGTCCCAGCAGCCCCTGTCTCATCTGTCGGCCCGATCTCTCCAAGCACACCTGGTCCATCAGTGAGA ACAACAAACCTCCCGTATTTCATTCAGAGCAAACCCAACTGCAGACGTTCTACGGGGAAAGCTTTGTGTACCAGTTTGTGTCAACTGACCCAGAAGGTTCTGCAGTTCTGTTTACTCTGCTGTCTGGTCCCAAAGATGCTGTTCTTTCTCCTGCTGGCCTGCTCATCTGGAAAGCCCTGTCATCTTCACCTGTGACCTTTGAACTGTCTGTGATAGATGATTGTAATGCAGAGACAAAGGCCATTGTAAAA CTCTCCATTCGCCCCTGTGACTGCTACCATGGAGCTTCATGTGTGACCAACATGAACTTCCCTCCTGGCAGCGGAGAGTTTCTGTGTGTTTGCCCCGCTGGTCTTGCAGGAGAGAGATGCCAGGTAAATGTGGACGACTGCAAATCAAGCCCGTGTCAGAGAGGCAAATGTGTGGATGGACTGAACAGATTCACATGTCTCTGCCCAGCAGGTTTTACTG GTGTGACGTGTGAGCTTGACATTGATGAATGTGTTTCATCTCCATGCTTTGCTGGGGTGCCTTGTGAAAACACATTAGGGTCGTTTGCGTGTGGACCCTGTCCTGATCACCTCACTGGGGATGGCAAAAACTGCATCA CTCAGAGCACATGTTCCAGTCGACCCTGTTACCCAGGAGTCCAGTGCTTTGAGAGTGTGTATACATCTGCTGGATTTATCTGTGGTCCCTGCCCTTCAGGTTTCCATGGCAATGGACAAAACTGCACGTCAAAAGCAGAAAAga gGATGACACCAGGCACCAGAGAAGGAAACAGACCTGATGTCCCTTTCTCTTCATCGTTCTCCACATCAACATCTCAGAAATCCATTGACCGCTCCAACATAAAGACACCATCACTCATAGATAGAAAGACCTCTTTAAGTCCTGTAAGCCATGATAACAGTCGTGCAACAGCTTCTGGTTCTGAAGGGCAACTTTATGAGCGAGAGCCTGTTGTTAAAGATGGCAGGACTTGCACTGACTCGCCCTGTTTTCCTGGTGTGCCTTGTGAGCCTTCTGAGACTGGAGGATTCAAGTGTGGTCAATGTCCTAACGGATACAGGGGCGATGGACTCACATGTAAAG CCATGTGTCGTTATCCATGTGGTCAAAACATGGAGTGCACTCTGCCCAATACTTGCACCTGTAAAGAAGGATACACTGGATATAACTGCCACATTG CTGTGTGCCGTCCTGACTGCAAAAACAGAGGGAGGTGTGTAAAGCccaatgtgtgtatgtgtcctGCAGGCTACAGTGGACCAACCTGTGAGGAAG CTACATGTGATCCACCATGTCAAAATGGAGGCAGCTGCTTGTCGAGAAACCTGTGCACCTGCTCCTATGGATATGTGGGTCCACAGTGTGAAATTA TGGTGTGTTCTCGGCACTGTGAGAATGGTGGGGAATGTGTATCTCCTGAAGTGTGTAAGTGCAAGCCTGGCTGGTATGGACCAACTTGTAACTCAG CTGATTGTACACCTGTGTGTCTGAATGGTGGCACCTGTATCAAGCCTAACGTCTGTGCATGTCCTAGTGGCTTCTATGGATCACAGTGCCAAATAG CTGTGTGCAATCCTCCCTGTAAAAACCGTGGTCAGTGCATGAGGAACAATGTGTGCTCCTGCCCTGAAGGCTACACTGGCAAGAGATGTCAAATAA gtgtgtgtgatccGATGTGCATGAATAAAGGAAAGTGTGTGGGTCCAAACACCTGTTCCTGTGCTTCTGGATGGCGGGGGAAAATCTGTGATGTCC CGGTTTGCTtacaaaagtgtaaaaatggAGGAGAGTGTGTGGGACCAAACACGTGTCACTGTCCTGCTGGATGGGAAGGCATGCAATGCCAGACTC CCATCTGCAAGCACAAGTGCCAAAATGGAGGAAAGTGCGTCCTTCCAGACTTCTGTCAGTGTCGCTCGGGATACACTGGATCGATCTGCGCTGCCAGA ACAAGATGA
- the vwde gene encoding von Willebrand factor D and EGF domain-containing protein, with translation MAVFNQSSSLLWSYLCMVTLALMAGVCLGGSDSPRGVSLPFVFDLKAVCDPPCRHAGICIRNNTCLCSRGYEGESCQYANCEPKCKNGGECLRPGKCRCPPGLGGKYCEKVTCDDGCWNGGECIAVNGQAKCICPSSWTGSKCQEAICPQGCQNEGSCVAPGICSCPEGWLGGACHIAVCKKSCLNGGKCVSPDKCRCRTAFSGPQCEDRKKLF, from the exons ATGGCAGTGTTTAATCAGTCATCGTCACTGCTCTGGAGTTATCTCTGTATGGTCACACTGGCTCTGATGGCTGGTGTGTGTCTGGGAGGATCTGACTCGCCCCGAGGCGTCTCCTTACCTTTTGTGTTCGACCTGAAAGCAGTGTGTGATCCACCATGCAGACATGCTGGGATCTGTATCCGAAACAACACCTGCTTGTGCTCACGGGGTTATGAAGGAGAGAGCTGCCAGTATG CTAACTGTGAACCAAAGTGTAAAAATGGGGGTGAATGTCTCCGACCTGGAAAGTGCAGATGTCCTCCAGGACTTGGAGgaaaatattgtgaaaaag TGACATGTGATGATGGCTGCTGGAATGGAGGAGAATGCATTGCAGTGAACGGACAGGCCAAGTGCATTTGTCCCTCCAGCTGGACTGGATCCAAATGCCAGGAAG CAATCTGTCCTCAGGGTTGTCAGAATGAAGGCAGCTGTGTGGCTCCAGGAATTTGCAGCTGTCCAGAGGGATGGTTAGGGGGAGCCTGTCACATCG CTGTGTGTAAGAAGTCGTGTCTTAATGGTGGGAAGTGTGTGTCTCCAGACAAGTGTCGTTGTCGCACTGCGTTTTCTGGCCCCCAGTGTGAGGACAGAAAAAAGCTCTTTTGA